One window from the genome of Chiroxiphia lanceolata isolate bChiLan1 chromosome 15, bChiLan1.pri, whole genome shotgun sequence encodes:
- the SH3TC2 gene encoding SH3 domain and tetratricopeptide repeat-containing protein 2 isoform X1, with translation MFCPATDRGGKSSVQSATSTGTSDGDLSGREHLARDPNISAHPPSSPGEECDSCCPHSPVLLPRWDHLHQTAAEHQGKWCQERTMASGKAGMSEPSSPTTEAGDGSLDTSLVLLAVREGFPPEISLFFSIESRSSGCLNSQLQEAARKKLWALESDDRGVCALFKELSARLVCMQAQEDRFLLTFKTLEEVWKFSTYLTLGYVGSCLEQLLFDQEYWLNCALMEDTEIRVTMDEDHLATIYTDLLLQEGNFFSRVMPGAWKTEQEGEEGLQLCKNELIHVKNVGEDSKWEGMSLLTGQRGVVPMTALEPIPHPFYQWFLKNYAVSFGMSQEISGTTSQPIVKGRCTATEDHRGAAWDELSFSKGDSIEVIGFFIPGLPWFVGKSLSSGSTGFVPTRYISPEACEPLGKGLVFLSEEEKSPLLHIPCNGDEQHFTTLLGDLARTDITSVYRLDGFEPAAMFPKVPSEAVLHASRDIQLLQSWEEINELATTSTSELSSPGSESAPSMLEDVLLEKMDDFDYPKFFIDLNAGHMDDADVFDPILTFLNQDSYVSSFQSLYDLSFSFLHSTFYGFSDEDELVLYLETSRNWAKRTRSVWAHVRLCFLLGKLCIKKVKFSQARVYFEEAMSVLDRGFQDLPLLAALHVTLASIYLKQNMKHKFSSLLGKMVTLLVCLPGRSFSSENELEVMTYVLREAIAVGNAPLEARVCFLIVKLFLQLGKTDEVLPFMEHLQCLTTTLLGPDTSSGPLDAPAILSYLYDKKYLPNIALASARLFVPSGTKGAPTPIWRAGFILQNTSKLLGSQLERSSIPALACFYLKQALQFCCESRAVPTQRMLCAILSRMYLQHGVLDGAVCYAARAVALSRLMGEEEAFESSLSLGWMYLLQGQPSPAADILWQLLRSLSGTDSVTQGGAVHNLLAIALKGEGRVQAAAENFLWALHKAKETGNKRNQAIALANLGQLSLGCGASQLSELYLLQSVQLYAELQGSQDLEMELVQVLLGLAQAMVDRQRMEDGKLCYELALVFALKWHNVRSQLHITESLCHFYNKVSPDLQACITYHEHWVSLAQQLQDRELEGNARQALSQLYQALGTPEALRQSLDCTKQSLRIFIDLEETVKAAETWLQAGRLYYLMQEDELVEMYFQAAIQTALKWENFSLAMDLYEKAGDTFFNGNRNRDRAVEFYRGGAVPLARKLKATKTELRLFNKLAELQIRLQGYEKALEFATLAARLSLRVGDQLQELVAFHRLATVYYFLHMYEMAEDCYLKTLAMRPPMLQCSGEALYYCKVYCHLGNLTLHKLKDEQDAAAYFLLALAAATELGDQDLQALIRAKLGAMPSAPQGPEGTPGCATYRPRWLSEGGHVV, from the exons ATGTTCTGTCCTGCCACTGACAGAGGTGGCAAGAGCAGTGTCCAATCTGCCACCTCCACTGGCACGTCCGATGGAGACCTCTCAGGCAGGGAGCATCTTGCCAGGGATCCGAACATCTCTGCCCACCCTCCATCTTCCCCAGGCGAAGAGTGTGACTCCTGCTGTCCCCACTCACCCGTGCTCCTGCCCCGCTGGGACCATCTGCaccaaacagcagctgaacaccAGGGAAAATGGTGTCAGGAGAGGACCATGGCATCAG GTAAGGCTGGGATGTCGGAGCCAAGCAGCCCCACTACTGAGGCAGGAGATGGCTCCCTGGACACCTCCTTGGTGCTGCTGGCTGTCAGAGAGGGCTTTCCACCAG AGATATCACTCTTCTTCTCCATTGAGAGTCGCTCCTCCGGCTGCCTcaattcccagctccaggaagcaGCCAGAAAGAAGCTGTGGGCCCTGGAGAGTGACGACAGAGGTGTCTGTGCCCTGTTCAAG GAGCTGTCAGCCAGGCTGGTCTGTATGCAAGCACAGGAGGATCGGTTCCTCCTCACCTTCAAAACCCTGGAAGAAGTCTGGAAGTTTTCCACGTATCTGACTTTAG GATACGTGGgcagctgcctggagcagcttctATTTGACCAGGAGTATTGGCTAAACTGTGCCCTGATGGAGGACACGGAGATCAGAGTCACTATGGATGAGGATCATTTGGCCACCATATATACGGATCTGCTCCTCCAGGAAG GTAACTTTTTCTCCAGAGTAATGCCAGGTGCCTGGAagacagagcaggagggagaggaaggcctgcagctctgcaagaATGAGCTGATCCATGTGAAGAATGTTGGAGAGGACTCAAAATGGGAAGGGATGTCCTTACTGACAGGTCAACGAGGTGTGGTGCCCATGACAGCTCTAGAGCCAATTCCTCACCCATTTTACCA GTGGTTCCTGAAGAATTATGCTGTGAGTTTTGGCATGTCCCAGGAGATCAGCGGGACAACCTCTCAGCCAATTG TCAAAGGCAGGTGCACCGCCACCGAGGaccacagaggagcagcatgGGATGAACTGAGTTTCTCCAAAGGAGACAGCATAGAAGTCATAGGCTTCTTCATTCCAGGACTCCCGTGGTTTGTGGGCAAATCCCTCAGCAGTGGGAGCACTGGCTTTGTTCCAACCCGCTACATAAGTCCCGAGGCTTGTGAACCTCT GGGAAAGGGCTTGGTGTTTCTGAGCGAAGAAGAAAAGTCCCCCCTCTTGCATATCCCTTGCAATGGTGACGAGCAGCACTTCACCACCCTCCTTGGGGACCTGGCACGCACTGACATCACCTCTGTGTACCGCCTGG ATGGTTTTGAACCTGCAGCCATGTTCCCAAAAGTGCCATCAG AGGCTGTTCTCCATGCCAGTAGAGATATCCAACTGCTCCAGTCTTGGGAGGAAATAAATGAATTGGCTACAACTAGCACCTCTGAGCTGTCCAGCCCAGGGAGTGAATCAGCCCCTTCTATGTTAGAAGATGTTCTCCTGGAGAAGATGGACGACTTTGATTATCCCAAGTTCTTTATTGACCTGAATGCTGGACACATGGATGATGCTGATGTCTTTGACCCCATATTGACCTTCCTTAACCAAGATAGTTATGTATCCAGTTTTCAAAGCCTCTATgatctcagcttttcctttctccactcCACTTTTTATGGTTTCTCCGATGAGGATGAACTGGTCCTGTACCTTGAGACATCCAGGAATTGGGCCAAGAGGACTCGTTCAGTTTGGGCTCATGTCAGGCTCTGTTTCCTCTTGGGTAAGCTCTGCATCAAAAAGGTCAAATTCTCCCAGGCTCGAGTCTACTTTGAAGAAGCCATGAGTGTCCTGGACAGGGGATTTCAGGACCTGCCTCTGTTGGCAGCGTTGCATGTGACCCTTGCCTCCATCTACTTGAAACAGAACATGAAGCACAAGTTCTCCTCCCTACTGGGGAAAATGGTGACCTTGCTTGTCTGCTTGCCTGGGCGCTCTTTCAGCTCTGAAAACGAGCTGGAAGTCATGACGTACGTCTTGAGGGAAGCCATTGCTGTGGGCAATGCTCCCTTGGAGGCACGGGTCTGCTTCCTCATTGTCAAGCTCTTCCTACAACTGGGAAAAACTGATGAAGTGCTGCCCTTTATGGAGCATcttcagtgtctcaccaccaCTTTGCTCGGCCCAGACACTAGTTCTGGGCCACTGGATGCCCCTGCCATCTTGAGCTACCTGTATGACAAGAAGTACTTGCCAAATATTGCACTGGCCTCCGCCAGGTTGTTTGTTCCCAGTGGCACCAAGGGAGCACCGACACCCATTTGGAGAGCTGGCTTCATCCTCCAAAATACTTCCAAACTACTGGGAAGCCAACTGGAGAGAAGCAGCATCCCAGCACTGGCTTGTTTCTATCTCAAGCAAGCACTGCAGTTCTgctgtgagagcagagctgtgcccaccCAGAGGATGCTGTGTGCCATCTTGTCCAGGATGTACCTCCAGCACGGGGTGTTGGACGGGGCGGTTTGTTATGCAGCCAGGGCTGTAGCCCTCAGCAGACTGATGGGCGAGGAGGAGGCTTTTGAGTCTTCCCTCTCTTTGGGGTGGATGTACCTCCTGCAGGGCCAGCCAAGTCCAGCTGCAGACATCCTGTGGCAGCTCCTGCGGTCCCTGAGTGGGACGGACAGTGTGACTCAGGGCGGAGCCGTGCACAACCTCCTGGCCATTGCCCTCAAGGGAGAAGGGCGggtgcaggcagctgcagagaacTTCCTCTGGGCCCTGCACAAGGCCAAGGAGACCGGAAACAAGAGGAATCAGGCCATTGCCCTGGCTAACCTGGGGCAGCTGAGCTTGGGGTGTGGGGCCAGCCAGCTGTCCGAGCTCTACCTGCTCCAGTCAGTCCAGCTCTACGCTGAGCTCCAGGGCAGCCAAGACCTGGAGATGGAGCtggtgcaggtgctgctggggctggctcAGGCCATGGTGGACAGGCAGAGGATGGAAGATGGCAAACTCTGTTATGAACTGGCATTGGTTTTTGCCCTGAAGTGGCATAATGTGAGGA GTCAGCTTCACATCACTGAGTCTCTCTGCCATTTCTACAACAAAGTGTCCCCCGATCTCCAGGCCTGCATCACCTACCATGAGCACTGGGTGTCCTTGGCACAACAGCTGCAGGACAGAGAGCTGGAAGGCAATGCCCGACAGGCTCTCAGTCAGCTCTACCAGGCTTTGGGCACACCTGA GGCTTTGAGACAGTCCCTGGATTGCACCAAACAAAGTCTAAGGATCTTCATTGACCTTGAAGAGActgtgaaagcagcagagacctggctgcaggcaggaaggctctACTATCTTATGCAGGAGGATGAGCTGGTGGAAATGTACTTTCAG GCAGCCATTCAGACTGCTCTGAAGTGGGAGAACTTCTCCTTGGCCATGGATCTTTATGAGAAAGCAGGTGATACCTTTTTTAATGGCAACCGGAACAGAGATCGAGCGGTGGAGTTTTACAGG GGAGGTGCTGTGCCCTTGGCCAGGAAACTAAAGGCCACTAAGACAGAGCTACGGCTGTTCAAcaagctggcagagctgcagatcAGGCTGCAGGGCTACGAGAAGGCACTGGAGTTTGCtaccctggcagccaggctgagcctcAGGGTTG GAGATCAGTTGCAGGAGCTGGTTGCATTCCACCGCCTGGCTACAGTCTACTATTTTCTGCACATGTATGAGATGGCAGAAGATTGCTACCTGAAGACACTTGCCATGCGTCCCCCCATGCTGCAGTGCTCAGGAGAGGCCCTGTACTACTGCAAGGTGTATTGCCACCTTGGAAACCTGACCCTACACAAGCTGAAG GATGAACAGGATGCAGCAGCCTACTTCCTCCTGGCCCTCGCCGCAGCGACCGAGCTGGGAGACCAGGACCTGCAGGCCCTCATCCGTGCCAAGCTGGGAGCCATGCCCAGTGCCCCACAGGGGCCTGAGGGCACACCAGGCTGTGCCACGTACCGACCCAGGTGGCTGAGCGAAGGAGGCCACGTCGTCTGA